From Methanosarcina lacustris Z-7289, one genomic window encodes:
- a CDS encoding DEAD/DEAH box helicase family protein — MTNFAFLEAEWPSLYEAAIKASNAVYPDPRTACFYARRALELAVQWMYKHDYSLLLPYQDNLSALIHEPTFKKAAGEAIFNKARVIIRLGNQAVHSNSSVLVDDSITAVRELFHISYWLARTYAREGKPEPGLSFNPEDLPKTTIPKQTIEQLQNLEASLREKDEKLSELLADKSSLDEELKRLRAEVAKAKEASALLPDTHDYSEAETRDYFIDMLLKEAGWALDQARDREFEVSGMPNESGVGFVDYVLWGDDGKPLALVEAKRTKRDPRVGQQQAKLYADCLEKQFGQRPVIFYSNGYEHWIWDDSMYPPRQVQGFYKKPELELLIQRRSSRRPLATAEINSAIVERYYQTRAIRRIGEAFEQDNDRKALVVMATGAGKTRTVIALSDLLMRCNWVKRVLFLADRVALVNQAVNAFKRHLPDSAPVNLVTEKDTEGRVFVSTYPTMMKQIEEMSNGQRRFGVGHFDLVIIDEAHRSVFKKYKAIFDYFDSLLVGLTATPKNEIERNTYSLFDLETGVPTDAYHLEEAVKDGFLVPPKAVSVPLKFQRQGINYDELSDEDKEQWDTLEWDDDDGEIPDRVEAEAVNKWLFNKDTVDKVLAHMMTRGLKVAGGDRLGKTILFAKNQAHAEFIAERFNANYPHFKGEFARAITFKVEYAQSLIDTFSIKEKAPHLAISVDMLDTGIDVPEVVNLVFFKMVRSRTKFWQMVGRGTRLCPDLFEPGKDKQFFYLFDYCQNLEFFSQNPETTDGSLGDSLGTRLFKSRLELISELDGKLEADSDCEASAETSEIYGEPKTEAEVRHSIAKMLHSEIASMNLDNFVVRPRRRLVEKYSRPETWVKLSSEGFSELSHEVAGLPSELPPEAEEAKRFDLLVLNLQLALLRAEPAFERLRNQARDIAGLLEEKSAIPMVRDQMALILDVQTDGWWENVTTPMLETLRRRLRDLVKLIEKHRRKPIYTDFEDEMGSETDVELPGFAAAGDFEKFRAKTRAFLLEHQDHPVIQKLRMNETLTAADLEELEQILSESGLGGPEEIARAKEVSHGLGIFVRSLIGLDREAAKQSFATFLTDKTLNANQIEFINLIINHLTKNGVMDAALLFESPFTDLTPQGPEGIFTSAQVDELVTALEQITATALVSPSSQQITA, encoded by the coding sequence ATGACCAATTTTGCCTTTCTCGAAGCCGAATGGCCTTCTTTGTATGAGGCAGCCATAAAAGCCTCAAATGCAGTCTATCCTGACCCGCGCACGGCCTGTTTTTACGCTCGCAGGGCTCTGGAATTGGCTGTGCAGTGGATGTATAAACACGATTATTCCCTGCTCCTGCCGTATCAGGACAATTTGAGTGCTCTCATTCATGAGCCTACATTCAAGAAAGCTGCGGGAGAGGCAATCTTCAACAAAGCACGGGTCATTATCCGGCTTGGAAATCAGGCTGTGCACAGCAACAGTTCAGTCCTGGTGGACGATTCAATAACAGCAGTGCGTGAACTTTTCCACATCAGCTACTGGCTGGCACGTACCTATGCAAGAGAAGGAAAACCTGAACCGGGACTGAGCTTTAACCCTGAAGATCTGCCAAAAACAACCATCCCGAAGCAGACGATAGAACAGCTTCAGAACCTTGAAGCCAGTCTGCGGGAAAAGGACGAAAAACTCTCGGAACTTCTGGCCGACAAATCCTCACTGGACGAAGAACTCAAACGTCTGCGGGCCGAGGTTGCAAAGGCAAAAGAAGCTTCAGCTTTACTGCCGGACACCCATGATTATTCCGAAGCTGAAACCCGGGACTACTTCATTGATATGCTGCTTAAAGAGGCCGGCTGGGCTCTGGATCAGGCTCGGGACAGGGAATTTGAAGTTTCAGGCATGCCCAACGAGAGCGGGGTCGGCTTTGTAGATTACGTGCTCTGGGGTGACGACGGAAAACCTCTTGCCCTGGTGGAAGCAAAAAGAACCAAACGCGACCCTCGGGTTGGCCAGCAGCAGGCAAAACTCTATGCTGACTGCCTGGAAAAACAATTCGGGCAGAGGCCGGTGATCTTCTATTCAAACGGGTACGAACACTGGATCTGGGACGATTCCATGTATCCGCCGAGGCAGGTGCAGGGCTTTTACAAAAAACCTGAACTTGAACTGCTAATCCAGAGGCGCAGCAGCCGCAGACCTCTCGCCACGGCAGAGATAAATTCCGCCATTGTTGAACGCTACTATCAGACCCGGGCCATCCGTCGCATTGGAGAAGCCTTTGAACAGGACAATGACCGAAAAGCTCTGGTAGTAATGGCAACAGGCGCCGGCAAGACTCGAACGGTGATCGCACTCTCCGATTTGCTTATGCGCTGTAACTGGGTCAAACGTGTGCTGTTCCTGGCCGACCGGGTAGCTCTGGTCAATCAGGCGGTAAATGCCTTCAAGCGGCACCTCCCCGACTCAGCCCCTGTGAACCTTGTCACGGAAAAGGATACAGAAGGTCGAGTGTTCGTTTCGACCTATCCGACGATGATGAAACAGATAGAAGAGATGAGCAATGGACAGCGCCGCTTTGGAGTTGGACACTTCGACCTTGTGATCATCGACGAGGCGCACCGCTCGGTCTTCAAGAAATACAAAGCGATTTTCGACTACTTTGATTCCCTGCTTGTGGGCCTTACAGCAACGCCCAAAAATGAAATTGAACGCAATACCTACAGCCTCTTTGACCTCGAAACCGGTGTTCCCACCGATGCCTACCATCTGGAAGAAGCTGTAAAAGACGGTTTCTTAGTTCCTCCAAAAGCAGTTTCAGTGCCCCTGAAGTTCCAGCGCCAGGGGATCAATTATGACGAGCTCTCAGATGAAGATAAAGAACAGTGGGATACTCTTGAGTGGGACGACGATGACGGCGAAATCCCTGACAGGGTAGAAGCCGAAGCCGTCAACAAATGGCTGTTTAATAAGGACACAGTAGACAAAGTGCTGGCACACATGATGACCCGGGGGCTAAAAGTTGCTGGTGGCGACCGTCTGGGAAAGACCATACTCTTTGCCAAAAACCAGGCGCATGCAGAGTTTATTGCCGAACGATTCAATGCCAACTATCCGCATTTCAAGGGTGAGTTTGCCCGTGCCATCACTTTCAAGGTCGAGTACGCCCAGAGCCTGATAGACACTTTCTCGATCAAGGAAAAAGCCCCACATCTTGCCATCTCGGTGGACATGCTCGACACCGGAATTGATGTGCCAGAGGTCGTGAATCTGGTTTTCTTTAAAATGGTACGTTCCAGGACAAAGTTCTGGCAGATGGTGGGACGCGGTACCCGGCTGTGTCCGGACCTTTTTGAACCGGGAAAGGACAAACAATTCTTTTATCTTTTCGATTACTGCCAGAACCTGGAATTCTTCAGCCAAAACCCGGAAACCACCGATGGTTCACTGGGGGACTCGCTGGGTACACGGCTGTTCAAATCACGGCTTGAATTAATCTCCGAGCTGGACGGGAAACTTGAAGCGGACAGCGATTGTGAAGCCAGCGCGGAGACATCGGAAATATATGGTGAACCAAAAACAGAAGCTGAAGTTCGCCACTCGATTGCCAAAATGCTGCACAGCGAAATTGCCTCGATGAACCTGGATAACTTCGTCGTTCGCCCCAGGCGGCGGCTGGTAGAGAAATACTCCAGGCCCGAAACCTGGGTAAAGTTATCCAGTGAAGGGTTCTCCGAGCTTTCCCATGAAGTCGCAGGTCTGCCCTCGGAGTTGCCACCGGAAGCAGAAGAGGCAAAGCGTTTTGATCTCCTGGTCCTGAACCTGCAGCTGGCTTTACTGCGTGCAGAACCCGCCTTTGAACGTTTGCGTAACCAGGCGAGAGACATTGCAGGTCTTCTGGAAGAAAAATCAGCCATCCCGATGGTACGCGACCAGATGGCTCTGATTCTGGATGTGCAGACCGACGGATGGTGGGAGAATGTCACAACTCCCATGCTGGAAACGCTTCGAAGGCGCCTTCGTGATCTGGTAAAACTAATCGAAAAACACCGCCGAAAGCCTATTTACACAGACTTCGAAGACGAAATGGGCAGTGAAACCGATGTTGAATTGCCGGGCTTTGCTGCAGCCGGAGATTTCGAAAAGTTTCGTGCCAAGACCCGGGCTTTCCTCCTGGAACATCAGGACCATCCCGTCATTCAGAAACTCAGGATGAACGAGACATTGACTGCAGCTGATCTTGAAGAACTAGAGCAGATACTATCTGAAAGCGGATTGGGAGGACCTGAAGAAATTGCCCGTGCCAAGGAGGTATCACACGGACTCGGCATCTTCGTGCGCTCACTGATAGGGCTTGATAGGGAAGCTGCAAAACAGTCTTTTGCCACATTCCTGACAGATAAGACCCTGAATGCAAACCAGATAGAGTTCATAAACCTGATCATTAATCATCTTACAAAAAATGGTGTAATGGATGCTGCATTACTTTTTGAGTCCCCATTTACCGACCTTACGCCCCAGGGTCCAGAAGGGATTTTCACCTCGGCTCAGGTGGATGAGTTGGTTACAGCATTGGAGCAGATAACAGCAACAGCACTTGTCTCTCCGAGTTCACAACAGATCACTGCTTGA
- a CDS encoding restriction endonuclease subunit S: MKDWKTVRLNEIAESVDYGVTTSATDHPIGPKFLRITDIQNGTVNWNRVPWCKCNTCSTVNSRLNPGDIVFARTGATTGKSFLIQECPKDAIFASYLIRVRVGALAEPRYISHFFQTPNYWTQITKSARGVAQPGVNATTLKELEIPLPPLEEQKRIADILDCAEDIRAKRRAALAQLDELIQSIFIEMFGDPILNPRQWSQMNLDAVFQFQTGKLDSNAAVPSGQYPFFTCSREDFRIDTYAFDCEALLLAGNNASADYSVKHYKGKFNAYQRTYVITLQDERNSYEYAIFVLEHRLSELKRISKGTNTKYLTLELLKRIRIPVPPQTLQKEFASRVAAVEKLKNAHKASLAELDSLFVSLQYRAFRGEL; encoded by the coding sequence GTGAAAGATTGGAAAACAGTCCGACTGAATGAGATAGCCGAGTCTGTTGACTATGGAGTTACAACCTCCGCAACAGATCATCCCATAGGCCCTAAATTTCTTCGCATCACCGACATTCAAAACGGAACGGTAAACTGGAATAGGGTACCTTGGTGCAAGTGCAATACTTGCTCAACCGTCAATTCACGCCTTAATCCGGGAGATATTGTTTTCGCAAGGACAGGTGCTACAACCGGAAAGAGCTTCCTAATTCAAGAATGCCCGAAAGATGCAATATTTGCCTCTTACCTTATTCGGGTTCGCGTCGGCGCTTTGGCAGAACCACGCTATATAAGCCATTTCTTTCAAACGCCTAATTACTGGACACAAATCACAAAGAGTGCACGAGGAGTTGCTCAACCCGGTGTAAATGCAACAACCCTGAAAGAACTGGAAATCCCACTTCCTCCTTTGGAAGAACAAAAAAGAATTGCAGATATTCTGGACTGTGCGGAAGATATCCGAGCCAAACGCCGAGCCGCCCTTGCCCAGCTCGATGAACTCATTCAATCCATTTTTATTGAAATGTTTGGCGATCCTATTTTGAATCCTCGTCAGTGGTCTCAAATGAATCTTGATGCAGTTTTCCAATTCCAAACCGGGAAACTGGATTCAAACGCGGCAGTTCCCTCGGGACAATATCCCTTCTTCACATGTTCGAGAGAAGACTTCAGAATCGATACTTATGCATTCGACTGCGAGGCGTTGTTGTTGGCAGGAAACAACGCAAGCGCTGACTACTCAGTGAAACATTATAAAGGAAAGTTCAACGCCTATCAACGCACCTACGTGATAACCCTTCAAGATGAAAGGAACTCTTATGAATATGCCATATTTGTGCTGGAACACAGACTCTCCGAGTTAAAAAGAATATCAAAAGGAACAAACACTAAGTATTTGACTTTGGAGTTGCTCAAAAGAATTCGTATACCTGTTCCACCCCAAACCCTCCAAAAAGAATTTGCCAGCCGCGTCGCCGCTGTTGAGAAGCTGAAAAACGCGCATAAAGCCTCATTAGCAGAATTAGATTCACTCTTCGTCTCTCTCCAGTACCGCGCTTTTAGGGGAGAACTATGA
- a CDS encoding class I SAM-dependent DNA methyltransferase: protein MINGELKNKIDGIWNVFWSGGISNPLEVIEQITYLLFLRRLDDLHTLEENKSARLKRPMERRVFPEGKDPKGCPYENLRWSHFKNFTSAEMFTVVDEHVFPFLRTLGGDDSTYAQHMEGARFTIPTPSMLSKAVDLLDSVPMENRDTKGDLYEYMLGKIASAGQNGQFRTPRHIISLMVELTAPQPTDIICDPACGTAGFLVAAGEYLREYHPNILHDERLKQHFHHGMFHGFDFDNVMLRIGSMNMLLHGVENPDIRYRDSLAQENSSDEEAYTLVLANPPFAGSLDYENTAKDLLQIVKTKKTELLFVALFMRLLKPGGRAAVIVPDGVLFGSSKAHKELRRMLVEEQKLDAIVSLPGGVFKPYAGVSTAILLFTKTDSGGTDNVWFYDMQADGWSLDDKRSPLLGEEKLGPVPSTELTEEEHAKNNLPDVLARWQERNKNELKRARTEQSFCVPKADIAAQGYDLSLNRYKEVVHEEVEHRPPKEILENLAKLEEEIQQGMTELEGMLK from the coding sequence ATGATCAATGGTGAACTAAAAAACAAAATTGATGGCATCTGGAACGTTTTCTGGTCCGGAGGAATCTCCAACCCTCTCGAAGTTATCGAGCAAATTACTTACCTGCTGTTTTTAAGGCGATTGGATGACTTGCACACGCTGGAAGAGAACAAATCCGCACGGCTAAAGCGCCCTATGGAGCGCCGTGTTTTCCCTGAAGGCAAGGACCCGAAAGGCTGTCCCTATGAAAATCTGCGCTGGTCCCACTTCAAAAACTTCACCTCTGCCGAGATGTTCACAGTTGTTGATGAGCACGTCTTCCCCTTCCTGCGCACCCTCGGAGGCGACGATTCAACCTACGCCCAGCACATGGAAGGTGCCCGTTTCACTATCCCCACGCCTTCGATGTTATCCAAAGCAGTTGACCTTCTGGACAGCGTGCCCATGGAAAACCGCGATACCAAGGGTGACCTTTACGAATATATGCTTGGCAAGATCGCCAGCGCCGGCCAAAACGGCCAGTTTCGCACCCCGCGCCACATTATCAGCCTGATGGTGGAACTAACTGCCCCACAACCAACAGATATCATATGTGATCCCGCATGCGGTACAGCCGGATTTCTCGTAGCTGCGGGCGAATACCTGCGAGAGTACCATCCGAATATCCTGCACGATGAGAGGCTGAAACAGCACTTCCACCACGGGATGTTCCATGGCTTTGATTTTGATAACGTCATGCTCCGCATAGGCAGCATGAACATGCTTCTGCACGGTGTGGAAAACCCTGACATCCGCTACCGTGACTCTCTGGCCCAGGAAAATTCCAGTGACGAAGAAGCCTATACTCTTGTGCTTGCCAATCCTCCGTTTGCAGGTTCGCTGGACTACGAAAACACTGCAAAGGACCTACTGCAGATCGTCAAGACCAAGAAAACAGAACTGCTTTTCGTTGCTCTTTTCATGCGTCTGTTAAAGCCAGGCGGACGGGCTGCTGTAATCGTTCCTGACGGTGTCCTCTTCGGCTCAAGCAAAGCCCACAAAGAACTTCGCCGTATGCTTGTCGAGGAACAGAAACTTGATGCAATTGTTTCACTACCAGGCGGCGTTTTCAAGCCCTATGCCGGAGTTTCCACTGCTATCCTCCTTTTCACCAAAACAGATTCAGGCGGCACTGACAATGTCTGGTTTTATGATATGCAGGCCGACGGCTGGAGCCTTGACGACAAGCGCAGCCCGCTCCTGGGCGAGGAAAAACTTGGTCCTGTGCCTTCAACCGAACTTACCGAGGAGGAACACGCCAAAAACAACCTGCCTGATGTGCTGGCCCGCTGGCAGGAACGCAATAAGAACGAACTCAAACGCGCCAGAACCGAGCAGAGTTTCTGCGTGCCAAAAGCCGACATCGCTGCCCAGGGCTACGACCTTTCCCTCAACCGCTACAAGGAAGTTGTGCATGAAGAAGTGGAACACAGGCCCCCGAAAGAGATACTTGAAAACCTTGCAAAGCTGGAAGAAGAGATTCAACAGGGAATGACAGAACTGGAAGGGATGCTGAAGTGA
- a CDS encoding DUF790 family protein yields MILLLTSELLVTRISKGKIKPAYAAFDSENLELSELLIETFEQHAGKKYGNLLSELEGYEEMNYRFIRGLSQLLGRRAVVETSSAVDPSKAREAVFEACAGMAISPAERKEALQKAAKKLSISILELEKSLWADLEENQILKEFNPLSPAELLRQYNISLTQTLLFRAVDLDIWITGDFQQVLWKIVRSGLMYSLEDTEEKAGEKEETERLKSIHLHLDGPASLFKMSERYGNSFAKLFPILLKSKGWSLKAGILHKSYQGKRILDFALDSSEEAFKPIPEAARYSERIPERVSSNLQLAEGQERYGTGAGNEKGFEGEKNEIKGTEIKGTGIQEAEADTESAAYDSTYEQQFASLGLGGWKAKREPTILKAGRYAFIPDFSLQKNGMKVYVEVVGFWTPEYLKKKTEKLKEVKEPVILLINRKLKCSEKDFPAQDVIFFDRKIPANEVTQVLRKYERKRLEEDLSKLQETEIPFSGELISLAEIATEKGVLLDALKEVLARRLAESRESEKIGVYEESEEFEESGKYRDYVLLENYVLHRQLLDRINLELEKPGAAETYADAVKIFENFGLAGSLYYPVLEQLGYKVIWTGLSEENAKVKKIRGIL; encoded by the coding sequence GTGATTCTCCTGCTAACGTCTGAACTGCTTGTAACCCGCATTTCAAAGGGAAAAATAAAACCGGCATATGCCGCCTTTGATTCTGAAAACCTTGAGCTTTCAGAGCTTCTTATTGAGACTTTCGAGCAGCATGCAGGAAAAAAATACGGCAATCTCCTTTCCGAACTTGAAGGATATGAAGAAATGAATTACCGCTTCATCCGGGGACTTTCCCAGCTCCTTGGAAGGCGGGCTGTGGTTGAAACCTCTTCAGCTGTTGACCCTTCTAAAGCAAGAGAAGCGGTTTTTGAAGCCTGTGCCGGGATGGCGATTTCTCCTGCCGAAAGAAAAGAGGCGCTTCAAAAAGCCGCAAAAAAACTCTCGATTTCAATTCTCGAGCTTGAAAAATCTCTCTGGGCAGACCTTGAGGAAAACCAGATCTTAAAAGAATTCAACCCCCTTTCCCCTGCAGAACTCCTCAGGCAGTACAACATATCCCTGACCCAGACTCTCCTTTTCCGTGCTGTTGATCTGGATATCTGGATAACAGGTGATTTCCAGCAAGTCCTCTGGAAGATCGTCAGATCTGGGCTTATGTATTCCCTGGAAGACACGGAGGAGAAAGCAGGTGAAAAAGAGGAAACTGAGAGGTTAAAAAGCATTCACCTCCACCTTGACGGGCCGGCATCTCTTTTCAAGATGTCGGAACGATATGGAAATTCTTTTGCAAAACTCTTCCCTATCCTCCTGAAATCAAAGGGCTGGAGCCTGAAGGCAGGAATTCTCCATAAAAGTTACCAGGGGAAACGCATCCTTGATTTTGCCCTTGACAGCTCGGAAGAGGCTTTCAAACCCATACCGGAAGCAGCCAGATATTCTGAAAGAATACCAGAAAGAGTCTCTTCCAACTTACAGCTTGCGGAAGGACAGGAAAGATACGGAACAGGAGCCGGGAATGAAAAAGGATTTGAGGGGGAGAAAAACGAAATTAAGGGAACTGAAATTAAAGGAACTGGAATTCAGGAAGCAGAAGCAGATACTGAAAGTGCAGCCTATGACAGCACTTATGAACAGCAGTTTGCCAGCTTAGGTTTAGGAGGTTGGAAAGCAAAAAGAGAACCAACGATCCTGAAAGCAGGCAGATACGCATTTATTCCGGACTTTTCCCTTCAGAAGAACGGGATGAAAGTGTATGTCGAGGTTGTCGGTTTCTGGACACCGGAATACCTTAAAAAGAAGACAGAGAAACTGAAGGAAGTAAAGGAACCCGTTATTCTCCTGATTAACAGGAAACTCAAGTGCTCGGAAAAAGACTTCCCTGCACAGGACGTGATTTTCTTTGACAGGAAGATTCCGGCAAATGAAGTTACGCAGGTGCTTAGAAAATATGAGAGAAAAAGGCTTGAAGAAGACCTGTCAAAACTGCAGGAAACGGAGATTCCTTTTTCCGGGGAACTGATCAGCCTTGCAGAAATCGCAACCGAGAAAGGAGTCCTCCTCGATGCTTTAAAAGAGGTGCTTGCAAGAAGGCTTGCAGAATCTAGAGAATCTGAAAAAATCGGGGTATACGAAGAGTCCGAAGAATTCGAAGAGTCCGGAAAATATAGAGATTATGTGCTCCTTGAGAATTATGTGCTCCACAGACAGCTGCTTGACCGGATAAATCTTGAGCTTGAAAAACCAGGGGCTGCGGAGACATATGCAGATGCAGTAAAAATCTTTGAGAATTTCGGGCTTGCCGGTAGCCTCTATTACCCTGTACTCGAACAGCTCGGGTATAAGGTAATCTGGACAGGGCTCAGTGAAGAAAACGCAAAGGTTAAAAAAATACGAGGCATTTTATAA